CATCAACTTACGCTCCACTTTGGGCGCCGGAGTGGATTCGGCGGCGGGATTTGCGCCATTGGCGCCGATGGCGGGGCTGGCGTTGACGACCTCGCCTTCTCCATAGAGTTCCACAAAAACCTCTTTTTCCTCAGAAGAGAAATTTTGCAGGCCGGCAAGCAGTTGATAATTCTGTTGCAGCGCGAAATCTTTCCGAACGACTAAGTCGGTCAAACCCACGTTATTGGAATTTCTTCCCACCGGAACGTACCGCGTCTTCAGCGAGGCCAGCGGACTCTGGGAAGGAATGCGAAATCCGCCATCGGAAAAGAGGATGATTTCGGGATTGCTGCTGGTATTGGCCGCCGTTTTGGCGATGCGCGCCGCTTCTTCGATCCGCGTTTGCGCATCCGTCGCCGGAATGGCGCGAATGACGCTGCGCAGCGTCGCTTTATCTTGTTCGAAAGGAGAAAGAACTTGCGCCCCATTGGCGAAAGAGACAACCATCATCTTATCGCCCCGGCTCATATCGTTGACCAGGTCGATCGCCTTCTTTTTGGCGGCTTCCAACCGGTTCGGCTCCACGTCCGTAGCCGACATGCTGGCGGAATTGTCGATCAGAACGATGAAACTTTGGCCATGCAGCCCCCCAAGTTCCAATACCGGTCGGGCGGCGGCGAACGTGAGCAGGGCGATAATCGCCAGTTGAATGAAAAGCAACAGATTGCGTTTCAACTTCTGAAAGGGCGTATTCGCTTTCAAGTCCTCCAGCGTCTTACGCCAAAGCAAAGTGCTGGAGATCGTGATATCCATCCGCTTCAATTTCAAAAGATAAAGCAGGATGACGGCGGGAATCAACAGCCCGAAAAACAAGCCGAGAGGAGCCAAAAAATTCATAGCCGAGTCCTATTCGTTAAGAAAATGAAATCTAAAACGCCTTTTATTCATCAACCTAAACTGAACGCATCAAACTGTAGGATGGATCGCCCTCAAGGGCAAAAACAACTTTGCCCTTGCCACTCCGTCAATAACTCTTTTCTTTTTTTCAAAATTCAAAATTCATCATTCAATCAACCCCATCCGCCGGAACGTGTCAGCGAGCAATTGCTCCATCGGCTCGTTGGTGGAAATGGGAGTGTAATGTACGCCGTACCGAAGGCACGTATTCTTGATTTGCGACTGATAGGCTTTCAGCCGCCGTTCGTACACTTCGAGCAAATCTTCCGAAGCGGTAACTTCCACCGGCTCTCCCGTCTCTTGATCGATCAACCGCAGCGCTCCAATCATATCCGGCTGAATTTCTTCCGGTGAGAGAATTTGAAATACGTACAGTTCGTTGCGATGCTGCAAGAGGTGTTTGAATGCGTCTTCGTAGCCGCTGGGATCGAACAAATCCGACAGCAGAATGACGACGCCTCCCCGCCGTTGCTGTAAGGCGAAGCGGCGGCAGCCTTCCGTCAAAGTTGTCTCGCCATCGATGCCCAATTGTTCCAAAAAGTTGACGATCCGCCAGATATTGCCTTTGCCCCGCGTCGGCTGCATCCAGCGGTATTGATCCTGGTTGAATCCCACTAGG
This sequence is a window from Candidatus Omnitrophota bacterium. Protein-coding genes within it:
- a CDS encoding DUF58 domain-containing protein; the encoded protein is MAEAAVETKEKQEKKQPLLDAAFLRHLEQLGIVCRKTFLGRLKGERRSKKRGISIEFADYRDYAKGDDLRFLDWNIYGRLDRLFTKLFHEEEDLYLYIVIDTSASMDFGDPNKAWFAKRTAAALAYISLSGLDRVCLVGFNQDQYRWMQPTRGKGNIWRIVNFLEQLGIDGETTLTEGCRRFALQQRRGGVVILLSDLFDPSGYEDAFKHLLQHRNELYVFQILSPEEIQPDMIGALRLIDQETGEPVEVTASEDLLEVYERRLKAYQSQIKNTCLRYGVHYTPISTNEPMEQLLADTFRRMGLIE